Proteins from a single region of Artemia franciscana chromosome 20, ASM3288406v1, whole genome shotgun sequence:
- the LOC136039984 gene encoding ubiquitin carboxyl-terminal hydrolase 36-like: MNTPHVIPIKNHQVENWSRLSKRGSSRERRRPQPIVFQPAIKDQDIYDLYAVCNHHGTDLQGGHYTASCRNPVNGEWYSFDDTHVTQVHEKDLITSSAYLLFYQRRTLASNTPNYSHWSLKLPELRRPLSRRSSVSRGSKSSTDSCTSRRNSISNKKILASQEHLADINGDWLRHDAKEAELKNDYSGRMHKKAAVLSKTEKMGGSKQVDPFEKLHKEIVVIAEKLSMFYRSPALKKSFKLRRAIMDSIRHTNSLMEKFKTYQNQTLKRNSKGIISSFSFQIAKLNSSIVNLEKDLEKMQKVECAAITTRDNLLQYGTKLCSRKEPSANLRTDNSTEEPEINWRELCLVWNSLVREHYGYARLL, from the exons ATGAACACTCCTCATGTTATACCTATTAAAAACCATCAGGTTGAAA attggTCTCGTTTATCTAAGCGTGGCTCATCGCGGGAAAGACGTCGCCCTCAACCTATCGTGTTTCAGCCAGCTATCAAGGACCAGGATATATATGATCTCTATGCTGTTTGCAATCATCATGGCACCGACCTCCAG GGTGGCCATTATACAGCCAGTTGTCGCAACCCAGTCAACGGGGAATGGTATTCATTTGATGACACCCACGTTACCCAAGTTCATGAGAAAGATTTGATTACATCTTCAGCTTATCTTCTTTTCTACCAAAGACGAACGTTGGCTTCAAATACTCCTAATTATAGCCATTGGTCCTTGAAGCTACCAGAATTGAGAAGACCTCTATCCAGAAGGTCATCAGT ATCAAGAGGGAGCAAGTCCTCCACTGATTCTTGCACAAGCCGGCGAAACTCAATATCGAATAAGAAGATACTTGCATCTCAAGAGCATCTGGCCGACATTAACGGAGACTGG CTGCGACATGATGCTAAAGAAGCGGAACTGAAAAATGACTATTCAGGTCGGATGCACAAAAAGGCTGCCGTTTtgtcaaaaactgaaaagatggGTGGAAGTAAACAGGTTGATCCGTTCGAAAAACTTCACAAAGAGATTGTGGTAATTGCCGAAAAGCTATCGATGTTTTATAGGTCACCAGCACTGAAGAAAAGCTTCAAACTACGAAGAGCAATAATGGATTCTATACGACATACAAATTCACTtatggaaaaatttaaaacttaccAGAACCAAACTCTAAAGCGCAATTCAAAAGGAATCATATCCAGCTTTAGCTTTCAAATCGCAAAATTGAATTCAAGCATagtaaatttggaaaaagattTGGAGAAGATGCAAAAAGTAGAATGTGCAGCAATAACAACTCGAGATAATTTGTTGCAATATGGTACGAAGCTGTGCTCAAGAAAAGAGCCTTCTGCTAATCTAAGAACTGACAATTCTACTGAGGAACCCGAGATTAACTGGCGCGAGCTGTGTTTAGTTTGGAATAGCCTGGTTCGAGAACATTATGGTTATGCTAGGTTACTTTAG